In a single window of the Cryptococcus tetragattii IND107 chromosome 1, whole genome shotgun sequence genome:
- a CDS encoding mitochondrial import inner membrane translocase subunit TIM10, translating to MSFLFGGSNRSVEGSVDPAKIEMAVAELDMITDVFNRLVNSCHTKCISSTPLNHRYAEGDLLKGESVCIDRCTAKFFEVNKKVGERMSAMGSAAQATGSFGR from the exons ATgagttttctttttggagGTAGCA ACCGATCCGTGGAAGGTTCCGTCGACCCCGCCAAAATCGAAATGGCCGTCGCTGAGCTCGATATGATTACAGATGTCTT CAACCGTCTCGTCAATTCATGTCACACTAAATGCATCTCTTCAACACCGCTCAACCACCGATACGCTGAAGGGGATCTTTTGAAGGGCGAAAGTGTGTGTATCGACCGCTGCACTGCGAAATTTTTTGAA GTAAACAAGAAGGTCGGAGAGAGGATGTCTGCTATGGGCAGTGCGGCTCAGGCCACTGGGAGTTTCGGGAGGTAA